AAAAAACCCCGCCAATCCGGCGGGGTTTTTATTTATTTGAGCAGTTTTTGGTAATCATCGGGGCTGAAGCCCAATTGGATTGTTTTCCCCTTCACGATCAACGGGCGTTTGATCAGGCTGGGGTTATCCATTGCGGCCTTGATCGCCGATTTTTCGGTCATGCCGTCCTTCACATCATCGGGCAAAGCGCGCCATGATGTGCCCTTGCGGTTGATGACACTGTCCCATCCATGTTGGGCGATGGCGGTTTTTAAAACGTCTAAATCCGCACCTGCCTTTTTATAATCATGGAAATCATAGGCGATTTTATGCGCGTCCAACCACGCAAATGCTTTCTTCATCGTGTCGCAATTTTTGATGCCATAGATTTTGATGGGTGCCATAATGCGGGTCCTTGTGATGGAAAATTGCGTTCATGCTATGACACGCGCAATTTGGTGTCCAGCACGCGGGGGAAAGGCTTTGCGCATTGCACCAATTCGGGGCGTGCGCCCTAGAAAACCAAGGCGCTCTGCTGTAATTTATCGGCAATCAATAAAGAATCTATCAAATAACCATAATGCCGGGGACGATATGGCACAGGCACTGCGCAAGGTTTCACTGAAAGATAAATACGAGCTGCATGAAGGCGTGGCGTACATGTCCGGGCTTCAGGCTCTGGCGCGTATTCCGCTGATCCAGCGGCAACGTGATATCGCGGCGGGGTTGAACACGGCGGGGTTTATTTCTGGTTATCGCGGATCGCCGTTGGGCGGGTATGACCGCGAGTTGGTCCGGGCGCAAAAATATCTGGATCCGCTGAACGTGAAATTCGTTCCCGGCGTGAACGAAGATTTGGCCGCCACCGCCGTATGGGGTACGCAACAAGTCAATTTGATGCCGGGTGCCAAGGTCGATGGCGTGTTCGGCATCTGGTACGGCAAGGCCCCGGGCGTGGACCGCAGCGGCGACGTGATGCGCCATGCCAGCGCCAATGGCACCGCGCCCAAGGGCGGCGTTCTGGCCATCTTCGGTGATGACCATGCGTGCAAATCATCGACATTGTCGTGCCAGTCGGATCATGCGTTGTATGCGATGCAAATTCCGCAACTCTACCCCGCGAATATTCAGGAATTTGTTGAATATGGCCTGCTGGGCATTGCCATGTCGCGCTATTCCGGGTGCTGGACGGCGATGAAGGTGACATCGGAAACGGTGGAAACATCGGGCACGGTGGATTTGTCGCACGAAAATCGTGAAATTTTGATCCCCGATGAAACGGAATTCCAAATGCCAGCGGGCGGGGTGCATATCCGCCTGAATGATACGCCGCGCGAAATTGATTTCCGGTTGCAGAATTTCAAACTGTTTGCGTGCCATGCCTTTGCACGCAAGAACAAAATTGACCGCGTGATTTGGGATTCGCCCAAACCTCGTTTCGGCATTATCACATCCGGTAAATCCTACGCCGATGTGCGCCAGGCGTTGCAAGATCTGGGTATTACCGAAGAGATCGCGCAGCAAATTGGTTTGCGCGTGTACAAGGTCGGCATGACCTGGCCGTTGGAACCGATCGGCATTCAGAACTTTGTCGAAGGGTTGGAAGAAATTCTGATCGTCGAAGAAAAGCGCGAATTTATCGAATATCAGTTAAAGCAACAGGTCTATAACTGGGAAGCGGGCCGCCGCCCGCCGGTGATTGTTGGCAAATATGATGAAAAGGGCGATGTGCTTCTGCCCCTGCACAACGATCAATCGGTCGGTTTGGTCGCGCGCGTGATCGCGCAGCGGATCGAACGGTTTTACCGCACTGACCGGATCAACGAAGCCCTGAAATTCTACGAAGGGTACGAGGCGAAGGAACAGGGTTATGTTCCGCCGTCCCTGCGCCGTCCGTGGTATTGCTCGGGCTGCCCGCACAACACATCGACGAAAGTGCCGGATGGGTCGTTTGCCATGGTGGGCATTGGGTGCCATTACATGGTGCAATGGATGGACCGTAATTCATCGCTGTGCACGCAAATGGGTGGCGAAGGGGTGCCATGGATTGGATCATCCCCGTTCAGCGAAACAAAACATATCTTCGCCAACCTTGGTGATGGAACCTATTTCCATTCCGGGTCGCTGGCCATTCGCGCATCGGTGGCGGCGAAGGTGAATATTACCTACAAAATTTTGTATAATGATGCCGTCGCCATGACCGGCGGGCAACATGTGGACGGCGATTTGCCCGTCTGGCGTGTCGCCCAACAGGTGATGTCCGAGGGTGTGGCGAAAGCCTGGATTTTGACCGAGGATATGGGCCGGTACAAAGACCGTTCGCAAATTCCGGCGAATGTGGCCGTGATGGGCCGTGAATGGTTGCCGAAAATTATGCAGGAGTGCCGTGAAACACCGGGCACGACCATTATTATCTATGACCAAACCTGTGCCGCGGAAAAACGCCGCCGCCGCAAACGCGGCCAATATCCGGACCCGGCGAAGCGCGTGGTGATTAACCAATCCGTGTGCGAAGGCTGTGGTGATTGTTCCGTTCAATCCAACTGCATCGCCGTGCAACCGTTGGAAACCGAATATGGCCGCAAACGCCAGATCAACCAATCCATGTGCAACAAGGATTTTTCCTGCCTGAAAGGGTTCTGCCCGTCCTTCGTGACAATTGAGGGCGGTGAATTGCGCAAAAACGCACCGGCCAAGGCCGATGATGTGTTTGCATCCATCCCGATGCCGCATGTCCCGCAAATGACGGGGGCCTATAACGTTTTGGTCCCCGGTGTGGGTGGCACGGGCGTGTTGACTGTGGGGGCCTTGCTGGGCATGGCCGCGCATTTGGAAGGCAAATGCAGCGCCATTCTGGATTCCACCGGTCTGGCGCAAAAGGGCGGCGAGGTGTTGAGCCACGTCCGTCTGGCGCCGGAGCAAGACATGCTGCATAACGGCCACATTATTGCGGGCGGCACGGATTTGTTGCTGGCGTGCGATATCGTGTCCGCTGTGGGCAAGGCCGCGCATGAAACATTAAACGCGGACAAAACCATTGCCGTGGCCAACATCGACAATACGCCGGTCGCGGCCTTTGTCCTCGATAACCAGATGGATTTTAAAAACGACGACATTCGCGCCGAATTGATTGCTGCCACGAAAACCCAATATTTCGTCGATGCGACCTTGGCCACTGGCGTTTTGCTGGGCGATGAAATGGGCACCAACGTGTTCATGATGGGTTATGCCTGGCAAAAAGGTTTGATCCCGGTTGGGTTCGAAGCGATTGAACGCGCCATCGAATTGAACGGCGTGTCGATTGATGACAACAAAAAGGCATTCGCCTTTGGTCGTCTGGCCGCCCATAACCCGGCCTTGATGGATGAGATGGTGGCCGCCGCGCGTGGTCCTCTGGGTGAAGAGGGGATGTCCAAAACACTGGAGGACATCATTGCCAAACGTGTGGCTTATCTGACCGATTATCAGGACGCCGCCTATGCCAACCGCTATTTGAACGCGGTGAAGCGTTTCGATGCGTGGCCGGAATTGAAAGAGGCTGTGGCGAAGAACTATCACAAGCTCTTGGCGTACAAGGATGAGTATGAAGTGGCTCGCCTCTACACCAACGGCGATTTTATCAAATCGGTGCAGGCGCAGTTTACAGGCAATTATAAACTGACCTTCAATCTGGCCCCGCCGATCATGGAACAAACCGACCCGGCAACGGGCCGTCCGAAAAAACGCACCTTTGGTCCGTGGATGATGGGGGCGCTGCGCCTGCTGGCGAAGTTCAAGGGACTGCGCGGCACGGCGTTTGACCCGTTCGGTCATCTGAAGGACCGCAAGGAAGAACGCGCCTTGATCGCCGAATACGAAGCGATGATGGACGCCGTTCTGGCCGCCGTGAACAATGACAATGCTGCCCTGTGCCGCGATATTCTGGCCCTGCCGGATATGGTGCGCGGCTATGGCCCGGTGAAGGATGGCAATATTAAAACCTTCCGCGGGCAAAAGGCCGTCCTGCTGACCCGCTTGCGGGGTGGGGCGGGAGCCAAGCCGGAAACCCGCGCGGCGGCGTAGGTATTTTTACATAATCAAAGCCCTTCCCGTGTTGTTGTGCAATATGGGAAGGGTTTTTTATTGACAGAAAAAGGCCAGCGCTTTCTTATACCTCCCTTAATCATAAAAAGAATTGAACAGGGAATTTATAGGTATGTCTGGCCGCCTTCGCCGTCTGCGCGATTTATTCAAACTTGAATCCGCCAACACCGGATGGGATTGCCCCGTCATTACACCGGAAATCTCGGCCCAGAAGCGCAAAGAGCTTCTGGAAGCCACAATGCTGGAAACACCGCGCAGTGCCACGCGGACCATCATGGGTGTTTTGTCACCCTATTGGTTGAAAGCCGGCAAGATTGAGCGTGGTATCGCAACCGGTTTGCTGGCCACGTCCTTGTTCATGACATGGTATTCCGTGCAAATGACGGTGGAATTCGGTGAATGGAGCGGCGGTCTGACCAACACGGTTCAGCATTTGGCGCAGTCGGTCAAAACCGCGCGGCCTGAATTGATTGCAAAATCGGTTGACCAATATCCGGCCCTGAAATCCGCCATGGATCAACACCCCATTCTGAATGAGGCTATTCACGTTTATCCTGATCTGACAGCCTTTCTGAATAACAAGAAATTTGCGGACGTTATTCAAAAGGATGCCGCCCTGCAGGATGTTTTGAACAAGAATTCTTCGCTGGAGGAATTGGTCACAGCGCTTCCCGGTGTTGAAAAGGCCATCGCGGCAAGCCCGGAATTGATGGGGCAGGTGAGTGCGATGAAAGCGCATTTAACCCAGGATCTGATGAAATTGCCGGAAACGCAGGAGCATTTGGGCACACTCAAAAGCTTGAGCGGAAGCGGGTTTTTCGATGCGTGGGGAAAGGTTGCAAAAACCACTTACAACGGAACCACGCATGTCCTGAAAAACGGTTGGAGCGATAGTGACGCGCAGCTGCAGGAGATGAAGGGCTCGCTGCGCGATGCGTGGTACAACAAGGATCTGGCGACCATTGCCCTGAAATTCACGGCTATGGCCATCATTTCGTACAAGGCCGCGCAATATTTCGCCCTGCGCTGGCGCCTGTGGTCCACGGGGTATTACACCAATCGCTGGACGACATCGTCGGCTTATATGCGGATGCGGAACCTGTTTAATAACATTGATAACCCGGCCCAGCGGATTGAACAGGATCCGGCGAAATTCACAGCCGGGGCGGTATCGTTGATGACGGGCGTGACCAGTGCGGGCATCACGCTGGGCGCGTTTTCCAGCCAGTTGTGGGCGATGGGGCCGCTCTTCGGTGTTGCGGGTGGGTTTTTCTGGTTGGGTGCGGCCTATGCCGCGGCCTTAACGGCTCTGACGATGAAAGCCGGTTACAAATTGCCATCTATTCAGCGGGCGCAACAACGCCGCGATGCGGATTTGCGGGCCGTTCTGGATAAAATCCATACCAATGCCGATGTGATCGCCCAAAATAAAACCGAGTCCGTTGAGCGTGAGCTTGTCAATCGCCGCCTGACGCCGGTGATGAAGAACTCGGTCCGCGAAATCGGGACACAGGTTAAATTGATTTTGGTCGATGCTACGGCAGGGAACCTGTCTATTCCCATTCCATGGATTGTTGGGGCGTTTGGCGTGGCGGCGGGCACGGCGTCCATGGGGACCGTATCCATGATTAACTACGCCTTTAACCGCGTAACGTCGGCGATGAGCTTTGTGGTGAACCGTTTTGAACAATTGTCCCAGATGAAAGCGACGGCAGATCGTATCTATATGTTTGATCGCGCCGTAGAGGCCGCGCATTACATTGATGCGGAGAAGAAAGCCGCGGCCAAGCGCGTGATTATTCCGAAAGAGATGCCCACCATGAAAATTTCTGGACCGGAGGCATAAATGGCCAAGGCGTTTGATGAATTTTACAAAAGCACCGGGAAAATTGCGCACAATGATGTTCCCTTCATCGTCGTGACCGAAAGTCAGGATGATTGCCCTGATATTCGGGTTTATGATCTGACCGTCCGCACGCCGGGGGATAATCCGCGTATTTTGTTACAGGACGTTAACTTGCATTTCAAACCGGGCGACCGTGTGATTTTCACTGGCGCATCGGGCAGCGGTAAAACCACCGCGGTTAAGGCGTTGATGAACAGTTGGGATTACGGGCAGGGGCTGGTGGTGATGCCGCGTAATGTGAAAACGATGTTGTTTTCCCAATCGGCTTATGCGCCCAATGCGAATTTACGCACCATTTTGAATATGGCGACGGCGGGGCAGGCGAAATTCACTGACCGTGAATTGCGCTATGCGTTGCAAAGCGTTGGTTTGAACAAGCTTGTTGAACAAATTCCAGGGCAGCAGGTTGAAATTTTGATTGATGAGATGGTGGATCATCTCAAAAGTACATCTTGTTTGAAAAAGGATGTTGCGCAGTCGGCTATTGATTTCGCCCAGCGTCGCGTTCCGGAATTATTTTCATCGGTGCAATCCGTTCCGGATGAACAACGAATCTATCTGCGTCAATGTCTGCGCGCTTTTGTTTCGGCACATGAATTTGACGATGTTTTTAATCGCGTTGTTGACGCCATGGATGATGCGTTGATGGCGCCTTTGGCAAAGCGTCTTGCCTTGTTTGCGTCGGATATTGCAAATCGGAAAAGCGGAAAAATTTATGCCTATACGCCTGCGAAGGTTAGATATTTTGCATGGTCTTTGCGTCGTTCCCTGAATAAAGCGATTAAAACGTATATGAAGAACGACGATACAGACGATGCGTTCCGCGAAATTCGTTTGAATGATCGCCAAGCGCGTAATGTTGTTGATACGATCGTTAATCATACCCGTGACGAAATGATGAAAAAGGCGTCAGCCGGCCCCCTTCATCAAGTTTTTAATACGGCAAGCTGGCCGTTGAGCCTGGCCACCGTGCGCCTGAAAGCGCGCAGCGCAGTGAACGAGATCGTGCAGGCCGTAACGTTTTTCATGGAAAAACAGGTGATGACAGGGGATACCATGTCATTGTCCGGTGGCGAGCGGCAGAAACTGATGATCGCCATTGCGACCCTGCACCAACCGGATATTCTGTTCCTGGATGAAATTACGGCGGCGCTGGACAAGGAGACGGGTGCGGCCCTGTATAAAGATATGCTGGATCATCTGCCAAAGCATACGATTGTTCTCAGCATTGCGCATAATACGCACATTATGCCGTATCACAATCTGCACGCGCATCTGGAAAATCAGGGCGTTACCGTTCGGCGTATTGTGCCGCAAGCGCCGGGCGCTACGCCGACTCCTTCGGTGTAACGGCGCAGGTTAATTCGCTTTTCGCCACCAGTTTGTTGCTGTCGGATCGAATGTCGATATCCCACACGTGTTTGGTGCGGCCCAAATGGACGGGGCGGCATGTGGCGGTGACGAAACCATCCTTCACCGGGCGCAAATGGTTGCACGTGATGGCGGAGCCAACGGCATAATTTTTGTCTGCATCTATGCACATCAATGACGCAATGCTTCCCGCCGTTTCGGCCAGCACGCATGACGCCCCACCGTGAAGTATT
The genomic region above belongs to Micavibrio aeruginosavorus EPB and contains:
- a CDS encoding ArsC family reductase, translated to MAPIKIYGIKNCDTMKKAFAWLDAHKIAYDFHDYKKAGADLDVLKTAIAQHGWDSVINRKGTSWRALPDDVKDGMTEKSAIKAAMDNPSLIKRPLIVKGKTIQLGFSPDDYQKLLK
- a CDS encoding indolepyruvate ferredoxin oxidoreductase family protein, with protein sequence MAQALRKVSLKDKYELHEGVAYMSGLQALARIPLIQRQRDIAAGLNTAGFISGYRGSPLGGYDRELVRAQKYLDPLNVKFVPGVNEDLAATAVWGTQQVNLMPGAKVDGVFGIWYGKAPGVDRSGDVMRHASANGTAPKGGVLAIFGDDHACKSSTLSCQSDHALYAMQIPQLYPANIQEFVEYGLLGIAMSRYSGCWTAMKVTSETVETSGTVDLSHENREILIPDETEFQMPAGGVHIRLNDTPREIDFRLQNFKLFACHAFARKNKIDRVIWDSPKPRFGIITSGKSYADVRQALQDLGITEEIAQQIGLRVYKVGMTWPLEPIGIQNFVEGLEEILIVEEKREFIEYQLKQQVYNWEAGRRPPVIVGKYDEKGDVLLPLHNDQSVGLVARVIAQRIERFYRTDRINEALKFYEGYEAKEQGYVPPSLRRPWYCSGCPHNTSTKVPDGSFAMVGIGCHYMVQWMDRNSSLCTQMGGEGVPWIGSSPFSETKHIFANLGDGTYFHSGSLAIRASVAAKVNITYKILYNDAVAMTGGQHVDGDLPVWRVAQQVMSEGVAKAWILTEDMGRYKDRSQIPANVAVMGREWLPKIMQECRETPGTTIIIYDQTCAAEKRRRRKRGQYPDPAKRVVINQSVCEGCGDCSVQSNCIAVQPLETEYGRKRQINQSMCNKDFSCLKGFCPSFVTIEGGELRKNAPAKADDVFASIPMPHVPQMTGAYNVLVPGVGGTGVLTVGALLGMAAHLEGKCSAILDSTGLAQKGGEVLSHVRLAPEQDMLHNGHIIAGGTDLLLACDIVSAVGKAAHETLNADKTIAVANIDNTPVAAFVLDNQMDFKNDDIRAELIAATKTQYFVDATLATGVLLGDEMGTNVFMMGYAWQKGLIPVGFEAIERAIELNGVSIDDNKKAFAFGRLAAHNPALMDEMVAAARGPLGEEGMSKTLEDIIAKRVAYLTDYQDAAYANRYLNAVKRFDAWPELKEAVAKNYHKLLAYKDEYEVARLYTNGDFIKSVQAQFTGNYKLTFNLAPPIMEQTDPATGRPKKRTFGPWMMGALRLLAKFKGLRGTAFDPFGHLKDRKEERALIAEYEAMMDAVLAAVNNDNAALCRDILALPDMVRGYGPVKDGNIKTFRGQKAVLLTRLRGGAGAKPETRAAA
- a CDS encoding SbmA/BacA-like family transporter; amino-acid sequence: MSGRLRRLRDLFKLESANTGWDCPVITPEISAQKRKELLEATMLETPRSATRTIMGVLSPYWLKAGKIERGIATGLLATSLFMTWYSVQMTVEFGEWSGGLTNTVQHLAQSVKTARPELIAKSVDQYPALKSAMDQHPILNEAIHVYPDLTAFLNNKKFADVIQKDAALQDVLNKNSSLEELVTALPGVEKAIAASPELMGQVSAMKAHLTQDLMKLPETQEHLGTLKSLSGSGFFDAWGKVAKTTYNGTTHVLKNGWSDSDAQLQEMKGSLRDAWYNKDLATIALKFTAMAIISYKAAQYFALRWRLWSTGYYTNRWTTSSAYMRMRNLFNNIDNPAQRIEQDPAKFTAGAVSLMTGVTSAGITLGAFSSQLWAMGPLFGVAGGFFWLGAAYAAALTALTMKAGYKLPSIQRAQQRRDADLRAVLDKIHTNADVIAQNKTESVERELVNRRLTPVMKNSVREIGTQVKLILVDATAGNLSIPIPWIVGAFGVAAGTASMGTVSMINYAFNRVTSAMSFVVNRFEQLSQMKATADRIYMFDRAVEAAHYIDAEKKAAAKRVIIPKEMPTMKISGPEA
- a CDS encoding ATP-binding cassette domain-containing protein, which produces MAKAFDEFYKSTGKIAHNDVPFIVVTESQDDCPDIRVYDLTVRTPGDNPRILLQDVNLHFKPGDRVIFTGASGSGKTTAVKALMNSWDYGQGLVVMPRNVKTMLFSQSAYAPNANLRTILNMATAGQAKFTDRELRYALQSVGLNKLVEQIPGQQVEILIDEMVDHLKSTSCLKKDVAQSAIDFAQRRVPELFSSVQSVPDEQRIYLRQCLRAFVSAHEFDDVFNRVVDAMDDALMAPLAKRLALFASDIANRKSGKIYAYTPAKVRYFAWSLRRSLNKAIKTYMKNDDTDDAFREIRLNDRQARNVVDTIVNHTRDEMMKKASAGPLHQVFNTASWPLSLATVRLKARSAVNEIVQAVTFFMEKQVMTGDTMSLSGGERQKLMIAIATLHQPDILFLDEITAALDKETGAALYKDMLDHLPKHTIVLSIAHNTHIMPYHNLHAHLENQGVTVRRIVPQAPGATPTPSV
- a CDS encoding PaaI family thioesterase, with the translated sequence MIWFKPYSIEDIRNFNTHDNILDRLGIEIHEIGPDFIKLRMPVDHRTHQIHGILHGGASCVLAETAGSIASLMCIDADKNYAVGSAITCNHLRPVKDGFVTATCRPVHLGRTKHVWDIDIRSDSNKLVAKSELTCAVTPKESA